In Mercurialis annua linkage group LG6, ddMerAnnu1.2, whole genome shotgun sequence, the following are encoded in one genomic region:
- the LOC126688096 gene encoding uncharacterized protein LOC126688096 translates to MALSLSSAMFIICLSVFVLAGDAVRDMPEDVPMPNTKLGNITYDSTRLGSYVKVATLRFPIFTTTTWKADCFQSNSGYLSINSDYSAGWIVIETKNAKSKLCKDSYEFRAGTAVIATDTFYTSLTNPHETMFFPTAAQKKEIDNNGIGVYLKRASVTKDKENGHDFLKQVVDTI, encoded by the exons ATGGCTCTATCTTTGTCTTCCGCAATGTTTATCATTTGCTTATCCGTCTTCGTGCTCGCCGGAGATGCAGTCCGAGATATGCCGGAAGATGTTCCAATGCCAAACACGAAACTCGGCAATATCACATACGATAGTACTAGACTTGGATCTTACGTTAAAGTAGCAACTTTAAGATTTCCTATTTTCACTACAACAACATGGAAGGCTGACTGTTTTCAGTCCAACTCCGGTTATTTGTCAATAAATTCAGATTACTCCGCTGGCTGGATTGTTATTGAG ACTAAGAATGCGAAAAGCAAATTATGCAAAGATTCTTATGAATTTAGAGCAGGAACTGCAGTGATAGCAACAGACACTTTCTATACCTCTTTAACCAATCCACATGAAACAATGTTCTTTCCCACAGCTGCACAAAAAAAAGAA ATAGATAACAACGGAATTGGCGTTTACTTGAAAAGGGCATCTGTAACCAAAGACAAAGAAAATGGGCATGACTTTCTAAAACAGGTGGTGGacacaatataa